In a single window of the Acidobacteriota bacterium genome:
- a CDS encoding insulinase family protein — protein sequence MHRNSISRFQFSTAWAGVLVLFLASFAAAQPARVAISDQQSLVTEFEVNGLKVLFKRRPGSMTVAAGLFFRGGTRVLPKDSAGLESFTLTVAAEGSRKYPRAVLRRDLAGTGSTISAGSNYDYSLMALASTREHFERNWDIFTDIALNPAFDPRDVDLTRSKILSGLQGRDDDPDSQLQGLTDRTILFPSAYGSDPNGTIESISRYKAEDLRAYHAKLMETSRMLLVIVGDLEPNSVRSAVSASFGKLPKGNFQLPPVPKLDFEKPTLDIQRRDLPTNYVNGLYAAPSPSDPDFAAMRVATNLLRERVFEEVRVKRNLSYAPNADMGSLAANTGSIYVTAVDANQAVSLMLDEIEDLKTTLVDPREISAVGGHFLTTFLIGQETNGAQARDLAIYELIGGGWRNSFNFVESVQRVTPVQVRDAARKYMRNIRFVVVGDPQKIDRAKFIRQ from the coding sequence ATGCACAGAAACTCAATTTCACGTTTTCAATTCAGTACCGCTTGGGCAGGCGTCCTTGTGCTTTTTCTGGCCTCGTTCGCGGCGGCACAGCCGGCACGCGTGGCGATCTCCGATCAGCAGTCGCTCGTTACCGAATTTGAAGTTAACGGCCTCAAGGTGCTCTTCAAACGCCGTCCGGGCAGCATGACCGTCGCGGCAGGGTTGTTCTTTCGCGGCGGAACACGCGTCCTGCCGAAAGACAGTGCAGGGCTTGAGAGCTTTACACTCACCGTCGCGGCAGAGGGCAGCCGGAAATATCCGCGAGCCGTTCTGCGCCGAGACCTGGCGGGCACAGGCAGCACGATAAGTGCGGGTTCCAACTACGATTACAGCCTGATGGCGCTTGCGTCCACACGAGAACATTTTGAGCGGAATTGGGATATTTTCACGGACATTGCTCTGAATCCCGCGTTCGACCCGCGTGATGTCGATCTGACGCGGTCAAAGATACTGTCCGGCCTGCAGGGCCGCGATGACGATCCCGACAGTCAATTGCAGGGCCTGACAGACAGGACAATACTATTCCCGTCAGCTTACGGCAGCGACCCGAACGGCACCATCGAAAGCATCAGCCGATATAAGGCAGAGGACCTGCGCGCATATCACGCCAAGCTGATGGAAACTTCGCGAATGCTGCTTGTGATCGTCGGCGATCTCGAACCGAACAGCGTCAGATCAGCCGTTTCGGCCTCGTTCGGCAAACTTCCAAAGGGCAATTTTCAGCTGCCGCCCGTCCCAAAACTCGACTTTGAAAAGCCGACGCTCGACATCCAGCGGCGCGACCTTCCTACGAACTATGTGAACGGCCTCTATGCCGCACCGTCGCCCAGCGATCCGGATTTCGCCGCGATGCGCGTCGCGACCAACCTTCTCCGCGAACGCGTCTTTGAAGAAGTGCGTGTAAAACGCAATCTTTCCTATGCTCCCAATGCCGACATGGGAAGCCTGGCAGCAAATACGGGCTCGATCTATGTAACTGCGGTCGATGCGAATCAGGCTGTCTCGCTGATGCTGGACGAGATCGAGGACCTGAAAACGACGCTTGTCGATCCGCGTGAGATATCAGCGGTCGGCGGCCATTTTCTGACGACGTTTCTGATCGGCCAAGAGACCAACGGCGCACAGGCACGCGACCTCGCAATCTATGAACTGATCGGCGGCGGCTGGCGAAATTCGTTCAACTTTGTGGAAAGCGTCCAGCGTGTAACGCCTGTTCAGGTTCGCGACGCCGCTAGGAAATACATGCGTAATATTCGCTTCGTCGTCGTGGGCGACCCGCAAAAGATCGACCGGGCGAAATTCATCCGACAATAA